In Eucalyptus grandis isolate ANBG69807.140 chromosome 4, ASM1654582v1, whole genome shotgun sequence, the following proteins share a genomic window:
- the LOC104441699 gene encoding uncharacterized protein LOC104441699 — protein sequence MDPRFQNLGFAANSSSKASKTLGNSSSKAFKTLGSLPPAQGTGVKYIADPILQLDSPASLRLLSASKGVKRKRKMMDDSINWQVGSSLYLGLGRPSSSSDSKGSSGTACTTTSSAKETDEESSMDLDLDFTLSIGNDKAPSRKKVASPDPQPKVDLELSLSTGPSESGLTCIHPNSSQICSGLEIPLCIGRYTNVDERSTSSCWKSGIYLDPFHKVNKENSFFQNQVSEKTDLVAAVPDLSSSVLSTPRSSITCTSSQRSSASKLCQVEGCGKGARGASGRCISHGGGRRCQKPGCHKGAEGRTVYCKAHGGGRRCEFLGCTKSAEGRTDLCIAHGGGRRCTRDGCTRAARGKSGLCIRHGGGKRCQKENCTKSAEGLSGLCISHGGGRRCHYTGCTKGAQGSTMFCKAHGGGKRCTFVGCNKGAEGSTPFCKGHGGGKRCAFQGGGVCSKSVHGGTNFCVAHGGGKRCAMPECTRSARGRTNFCVRHGGGKRCKSHGCSKSAQGSTDYCKAHGGGKRCSWGQPGSEFGDQNTGSCNSFARGKTGLCALHSGLVQDRRVHGGLSVGPILQGQKVTQPEEMEEVVNTEDMNIDVGNICNLDLNQFEPGSSKLPIAQSPSDSSTVASEGRVHGGSLMAMLNGGIALGSDKDISLESDEPETGKSLVVPQRWI from the coding sequence ATGGACCCTAGATTTCAGAACTTGGGTTTCGCTGccaattcttcttcaaaggcCTCCAAGACATTGGgcaattcttcttcaaaggcCTTCAAGACATTGGGCAGTTTACCTCCTGCCCAAGGAACGGGTGTTAAATATATTGCTGACCCCATTTTACAACTTGATTCCCCTGCTTCACTTCGTCTCTTGTCTGCCTCGAAGGGAGTCAAACGCAAGAGGAAAATGATGGATGACTCCATCAACTGGCAAGTTGGCTCTTCCCTGTATCTTGGGCTAGGTCGGCCTTCAAGCTCCTCAGACAGCAAGGGAAGTTCAGGAACTGCCTGCACCACAACATCTTCAGCTAAGGAAACTGACGAGGAGTCATCAATGGATCTTGATCTGGATTTCACTCTGAGTATTGGCAATGACAAAGCACCTTCCAGGAAGAAAGTTGCTAGTCCTGATCCGCAACCTAAGGTTGACCTGGAGTTAAGTCTCTCTACTGGGCCTTCTGAGTCTGGTTTAACCTGCATTCATCCAAATTCCTCTCAAATATGTTCTGGCCTGGAGATTCCCTTATGCATTGGTAGGTACACAAATGTGGACGAAAGATCAACATCGAGTTGCTGGAAATCAGGGATATACTTGGATCCTTTCCACAAGGTGAACAAAGAAAATAGCTTCTTTCAGAACCAGGTTTCTGAAAAGACAGATTTGGTTGCTGCTGTTCCAGACCTGTCTTCAAGCGTACTATCTACTCCAAGGAGCTCAATCACCTGTACCTCTAGCCAGCGGAGTAGTGCTTCAAAACTGTGCCAGGTTGAGGGATGTGGGAAGGGGGCAAGAGGTGCCTCCGGGCGTTGTATATCCCATGGAGGTGGCAGAAGGTGTCAAAAACCTGGCTGTCACAAGGGGGCTGAGGGCCGAACTGTGTATTGCAAGGCCCATGGAGGTGGTCGGCGTTGTGAGTTTCTGGGATGCACCAAGAGTGCAGAAGGGCGCACAGATTTGTGCATTGCCCACGGCGGTGGTCGGAGATGCACTCGCGATGGTTGCACTCGAGCTGCACGAGGGAAGTCAGGCTTGTGTATCCGGCATGGTGGAGGCAAAAGATGCCAGAAAGAGAACTGCACAAAGAGTGCCGAAGGCCTGTCAGGTCTCTGCATCTCGCATGGAGGCGGCCGCCGCTGCCATTATACAGGGTGCACGAAAGGGGCACAAGGGAGCACTATGTTTTGTAAGGCTCATGGTGGGGGTAAGCGGTGCACGTTCGTGGGTTGCAACAAGGGTGCTGAAGGGAGCACCCCCTTTTGCAAaggtcatggtgggggcaagagGTGCGCCTTCCAAGGCGGGGGAGTTTGTTCCAAGAGTGTGCATGGTGGCACCAATTTCTGCGTGGCCCATGGGGGTGGAAAACGTTGCGCTATGCCTGAGTGCACAAGAAGTGCGAGGGGTAGGACCAATTTTTGTGTAcgtcatggtgggggcaaaaGATGTAAATCTCATGGGTGCAGCAAGAGTGCTCAAGGAAGCACGGATTATTGCAAGGCCCATGGTGGTGGGAAGAGGTGCTCTTGGGGACAGCCAGGGTCCGAGTTCGGGGATCAAAATACTGGTTCATGCAACTCTTTTGCTAGGGGAAAGACGGGTCTCTGTGCACTCCACAGTGGATTGGTGCAGGATAGAAGAGTCCATGGGGGTCTCAGTGTGGGGCCTATACTACAGGGCCAGAAAGTAACGCAGCCTGAAGAGATGGAAGAGGTTGTGAATACCGAGGATATGAATATTGATGTTGGAAATATCTGCAATTTGGATTTGAACCAATTTGAGCCTGGTAGTTCGAAATTGCCCATTGCACAAAGCCCTTCTGACTCGTCGACCGTTGCTTCAGAAGGTAGGGTACACGGTGGTAGTCTGATGGCAATGCTCAATGGTGGCATCGCTCTTGGCTCTGACAAGGACATAAGCTTAGAAAGCGATGAACCCGAAACAGGGAAGTCATTGGTGGTGCCACAAAGGTGGATATAA